The following nucleotide sequence is from Apium graveolens cultivar Ventura chromosome 4, ASM990537v1, whole genome shotgun sequence.
AGATCTTTCTTGAAAAATTAACCATGACTTCACCTGCTGCTTCTAAATCATTTGATTATGGCGGTGCAAAGTTTGTGACTAACAACTATTCATCTATTCTGTCTAACGACGGCGTGAAAGTTGATTTTCACATTTTTCAGGACTTTCTTAGATCCAGTGAGATTAGGTTTGCTCTCACAGCTCCACCCACAATCTCTGATGACCAGGTGCTTGCTATCTGGGGGAATGGAGTATTTGATGATGGAGGAGCCAATGGATATCAACAAGGGTTGTAACTCCTCAAACTGTAAGGGATGCATTACAGTTTCCTTCTTATACCTCCTACTCAGGACTGGTAGGTGATATTGAGATGAGGAGATTCTTCACTGAGATTGGCTATGACAAGGATTTGAGGAACCTTGGTCAATTAAAAAGAAATGGGTTaagaaaggaatggagtttcttctttgattgcatcacaaaggctttcaactacaaatcttcaaattttgaTGCCTTGCCCATTATGACACAGCAGAcagggtactctctaattcatggttTACATTATAATTATGGTAGAATAGTTTTGtcttttattggtgataggataaATTCTGATAGATAtatagtatattatgctagattctgtcagttgaTTTTCAATATTATTTTCCTAATATCCCCATCCCCTCTAATCAAATAGTGTCAGTGTTTAAGTTGACAAAAAGGGCTTTTTCCGACTTAATTTCACAAGATGAAAAGCGGTTGAATTTAGTTTCCTTGAGATTACCATTGATTGTAAGAAACTTGTTTGTCGCAAGACTTCCTAAGACTTATGGTTTGCTTAACAGTCAGAGTGCTAAGCTGCAGGAAATTACCATTGGAAACCCCCATATAGCTCACCCCAGCACAACAACTCAAACACAAATCCAAATACAAACTCAACCACCAGAacaatctcaaaaagaagccacctcaggtgtctctcaaaagacacttgttataaaaagaaagaaagaattggctaaaacAGCTATAAATACTGTTGTAGCTAAGTCAAAAGATGAAGCATCTCAAGTTCCTCATTCTTCTAAACCCTCAGAAATTGTAAAGAGGAAACTTGTACTTGCTGGATTAGAATCAAATTcagatgaggacaatgctaccttatcttcAAGATTTCCAAACCTTTTGTCTGATTCTTCTCCGAGACCAGTTGTTCCATCAACTGAAAAAGACACAGCTGCTAATACTGGTGCAAATACCAGACCAAAAAAAAAAGGAGATTGGTCAAGGTCTATTACAATCAGCACTTACTCCAGATCAAACAGGAAATTGCTGAGGAGACACAGAATGCATCAAATCCAAATTCTGACATCCAATCTACTGCTGAGGCGCTGGTAGAACTGTCTGAAACTCCAGTCAAGCAACATCACAAGAGAGCAAGGGAAGTCTCTCATGAGCAAGTAGAAGCTAGTGTCAAAAGGCTGCAAGGGAAATGACTTATTTATATGACTTGATTGGTGACTtatagatatcttgacttaaaatatttttcctaaaacatatATATTCAACTGCAAGCTTTttcaccttttctctgaggcatgatcttattgatcttcttccagagtttattcttaggcttgagactgttcacagaaaaatatTACAGTTTGATCTttagcatttttacagactcaagtaatataatacaaaatacagatttagactatcattTAACTAAATTTTAGGGTTGttaatatgacttagtcttgttatagtacagacatgtcttgcacaacacctCTCAAATACGGAATGCAtgcaagttaaatattcaagattatcaatcaacaaacgatctattcactagattggaaagtctacaaagcAGCTGGAAGAATACAAAATCAtgggccaagattaactgacaatgGATAGTCACAGACTTACAAGATAGTGCAAAGATTTactaagccaaaaatagaaagaaTCAGGGAGTGCTTAGAAAAGGGTTTAGTACGTCTTATTCCATGTTGTGTAAACgagtgtttactaatctataaagtaaacaccaGCCCTTTATTTTTAGTAGTAACAAACAAATCTAAATTTTTTTTGTATTCTCTCAAAAAAGAAGccgagttcttatatttttaaaaacACGGAATTTGTAGAAAGGCTaatttaattaatacaaattaagtgagtattgaaatattgtgcttgttgtCTTGTTTTTGTTTAACACAATATTTGTGCAAATTAGAAATGCTTTGTTCACCAATATCCAAACTgtttaaaaaaactaaaaatcaagaaaacacattcacccctatGTGTTGCACTCAATAGCTAACAGTGTAAATATAAAGGACATTGTTGGAGAGGAGCATATATTAAATTATTATGAAACaatattatatattgtatttAAAGTTTTTGCAGGTATAAACTTGAACTTGCATATTTTAACatcttaaatttaaattaaattataaattgtcaacttataaatatataattttgattAAAACACATTTGTTTAATAAAGAAATATGTTAGTATTGATTTCAAACTTTATAGCCTTAAATTCAAAACTACTTTATTTATATAAGAAAATATTAGTATCAAagtaaatttaatttaaaattaaatcaaTAATATACGCCCAGCTTGATGAACATATAATTGTTAgtattaataatataaataactaGCATTAACGGTAATCAAAacattatttaataaatttgaaaaacaTTTAATAAATATGAGGATGTAGTTGTAATTTTCATTACTGCATAAAAAAAAAACTTTAGTGCAAATAAAACTTTACTATTTTAGCGTTACCCAAAAAAGAAATGTTTTTGAATCACGGACCCACGAATATATTTGTGTCAGACTGTCAGCCATATAAAAATATCCGCCATTTTAACATCGTTTCAACACTGACGTACGCGTacctatctatctatctatctattcataaacaaataaaatatcTTATTATTATTATGAGTCTGCAAAACATGGATAAAGATGAGCAGCAGCAAGTAGTTATGATCACCGGATGTTCCACCGGCGGCATCGGAAACGCGCTGGCACGCGCCTTCGCCGCCGACAAGTGCCTTGTAGTTGCCACAGCTCGTTCTTTATCTTCCATGTCTGATCTTGATTATGATAATCCTAATTTTTATCTCCAGGAGCTTGATGTTTTGTCTGATCAAAGTGTGTCAAATGTTGTCTCCAATGTTGTCGGGAAGTTCGGTAGAATTGATGTTGTTGTTAATAATGCTGGTGTTCAGTGTGTAGCTCCTCTTGCTGAGATTCCCTTGTCTGAACTTCAACATACTTTCGATACTAATGTGTTTGGTACTATTTCATCCCCCCCATTTACCCCTTTTCGACTTTATTTATTGTATCGTATTTAGTTTCATTTTTTTGTTTATGATCTGGTCTAGTTTTATTTATGTGTTAAGATTAGGAGCACATTGTAGCTATAGTGATTCTATTTGATGCATTTTGTATTAGGGTAATTTATTGTTGTGATGGTCTCCGTTATTTTTGTTAGAATTAGGGGGATCTAATTGGCATCCACATTGAAAAGTGTGTTCAATTTGATGATGATATTTATATGGTTTTTCTTAATGCTTATACAATGGTGGACTTTTGGAATATGTATTGGTTTTGGTCTAATCTAAATGCTAATACAAACAATGCCTTCGGTTATGTTTTTGGTGACTTGAATCTAAAAGTGTGGCTTCTTTTTTTCTGCAACTATAGTGGTGTCGACCTTTGAGAGCATTTGGCTAATTTCCCGGGGACTGTGCATTGGGTGTATCTCTGCACAAGCTTCGGTAGAGTTGGCAACATAGATCATGTGATCTTCCTACTCTTAAAATGGAAATACCCCTTGAATTGGCAAGAAACACGTCTGCGGATTTAATTCATATAATTCACCATCTATATTGATAAATTAGGATTGTAGAAACTTAAGCTTTTGTTACCACTTGATGTAGGACAAAGGGTGGTTAGGGGTTCAGCAATCAAGATATTGATGTAGAAACATAGATATCTAAGATATTGATGTAGATATAAGATTTTGTTGTAGAAATGTAAGCTCGTGCTACAATTTTATATTGGACAAGGCGTGGTATCCGCAGAAAGTCGGCAAGAAACACTTAATAAATCTGCATAGTTACCTAAAACTAGGTGAATAAACAAAATCTTCAAAAAACAGGAAACAAACCCtttcattttttaaataatacCTATTACTTATCTACTACAATATAAACTATATTCACTAAGATTCCTAAATAAATAATATagttattatttattaattggaGAAGTTACTTATATTTAAATTGTAacataaaataattaactatttttttgttttatgctcAACATCACATGGCCATCATGATCCCACCACCTTCACCAACACTGTGTTCTCTTTCATTCTCTTTACTTTGCACCAAAAAAAACAAGTAAACAAACGCTCATTAAATCAAGTTCTCTTATGGAGAGGTAGAGTGTTGATGCTGGACTGTGTTATGCTAATTAAATAAACTACATAAAGAATAGAAATTTATCAAGATTTCGGATAATGTGCTGATAAATTTGGGCCAGTAATTGCTTCAGACTTGTGAATTAGGTGCAAAAACAGCGATGGTTGTGTGTAGTCAAACATTTTTGAAACGGACGTAGCAATTATGAAATTGGTGCCTGCATTCTTCAGAAGTGCAGAGAATTCTCGTTGTATTTAACATATTGATCAATCAATGTTTCTTCTTTAACCGATTTGGACACGTGCATATCTTGACTCCACAGTTAAGACTTCAATATTGAAAAGAATTGGGGTTTTATTTTTAGTGTCAGTTTCACAAAATAATGCTGAATGCATGACTATTAGGAACCATCTGTTCTGATATTATAAACATGGCAAGTTTAATTTATTCCTCCAATCATGTCATGTATAGGTGCCATCAGAATGGTTCAAGCTGTAGTCCCTCATATGGCATCTAGGAAGAAAGGAAGGATCGTGAACATTGGTAGTGTGATTGCTTTAGGTGCTGGACCATGGTCAGGTGCTTACAGTGGATCTAAAGCTGCGTTGCATTCTCTTACCGATACATTAAGGTTTGCCAATTGCACGCACTTATGCAATATAAATTCTATATGTCTGCTTAATTGCAATATCTATTTTTCAGCAACCTCCACGACCCCTTAAATATTTTCACCGCGTTACACTGGTAGATACAGTTCTTATAAATTTCATTTCGTTTTTTCTCTGTTTTTCTTCCTATGCCTTCTTTTTGTTAGATAATAAAATATCTTCCTTTTCATTTCTCACGTAAGTTCTGAACTTCTTCCGACCTTTTCCTATTTTCCCAGCCGTTGGTTGCATTTTCATTTTTTAAGACTGATATGAAACTATGCAGATTGGGAAAGGTAATCTCTTTCATCTTTAATTGCATTAGGTCATGGATTTGTCGCTTCTTTGAAGTCTTTATGAAAACTTAAAGTATTGTTTCATCAGATTAATATGATGTCTTCTCCTACAAATAGAATTGACTAATTGAGTATTATTATTGAAATAAAGATTGTGATGGACTGGTAGCTATCATAGGTTTCGTAAAATTTATTGTCAAATGCAAAATCGCAAATCACCAAATGTGGGTGGACACATTTTGTATATAACCACCTGAACTTTGAATCATGTGGGTAAATTTTTCCGCACTCTGCTTATGTTTACCAAACCAAGCTAAATTTTTTAATCCAAATTATTCTTAGTAATTATTGAATTTAACTTTACACGCTATTGGTCCATTGGTATGAAAATTTGCAACACGAACAATTAGTTGGTGTCCAATTGAAGTAGAACTAGTTTCCTTTGAAGTTCGAAGTCTTATCCAGGCTACAATGTTCTTCTCTTCCCAAATGACGAGTATAGGGTGGCTACCTTGTGGTAGGCTGTTagcatttttaaaaaaattcttattgcttgCTCTTTGGTTGTCCTGTCATGGTCTGGCAGTTTGGTTTCTACTTGCTCAAATTGTCATCTGGAAAataacaagttcttttattcatCTTCCTACATAGAAACCTCCGATTTTCAATTTCCTAATTTATGCGATCAAGAAACTCTGATGAAGAAGATTTCACAATTATCATATTATTTCCAAAGTTAAAGAGGAATTGAAAACTTTAAAAGGGTGAGAAGAGGTCAAGTGATGAAGAATCTTATGAGCTTATGTACTTTTGAATAGGACAAAAAGAGGTCCATTTAATACTAGCTACTCAAACTAAAGGTCGGGTGAGATCTC
It contains:
- the LOC141721394 gene encoding short-chain dehydrogenase ptmH-like, encoding MSLQNMDKDEQQQVVMITGCSTGGIGNALARAFAADKCLVVATARSLSSMSDLDYDNPNFYLQELDVLSDQSVSNVVSNVVGKFGRIDVVVNNAGVQCVAPLAEIPLSELQHTFDTNVFGAIRMVQAVVPHMASRKKGRIVNIGSVIALGAGPWSGAYSGSKAALHSLTDTLRLELRPLGIDVINVVPGAIKSNISNAAIANYSRMPEWKLYKPFEEAIRKRAYFSQNSKSTPSEEFAKKVVAAVLKKNPPAWFSSGQFSTIMAIMYHLPIFIKDFLLKKAMKC